One Aspergillus oryzae RIB40 DNA, chromosome 2 genomic window carries:
- the mfs56 gene encoding putative MFS multidrug transporter (permeases of the major facilitator superfamily) has protein sequence MPGLLLKSDEKCQVCKKQKHDARVYRWKLIAGLCLPFILATLDLTIVATALPSIASHFRLTVIIADEFDELNWIVTAFTLTSTTFIPMFGQFADVFGRGETLHLSLFLMIIGSVLCAAAQTWGMLLLGRALQGVSDAGLMNVVMIILSDKVSLKESAKTKSLFTLVGGIGYAVGPTVGGYLTDANWRYCFVISIPIAVIAHILVFILLRNELVEGTMFKKGSRLSGILPALATVDIIGSILFIFGVGLIILATAWGGATYSWSAPQVLAPLVVGSICFVLFFVYEYFLEPGRIFARIFPKQVAMLPYSMFARRDTIWLAIVQFSTGAAMYSIFYYIGIYFSLVEAYPASKAGVQLLYYIPGMGVGVYIAVFLCNVWPAQSFFPLNIGTIVSTVGLAMVVYAIHTQNTSLINGMMAITGAGTGLRFMPATLHMVGVWPEKIAPAQSLMRFAQPFGGTLSLTIMGSVFNNKFARASVVSGGGGLDVHDTNSLAFIADLPEEAQRSVRLVGRDAIMWAYIAVLPIMGLSLVTGLFIGNVWIKPKSKVDEEQREGLEDEGSHSEVIYVPYLWALLKGNIDSYKKTNRIIPESNSKSADLNNS, from the exons ATGCCCGGACTTCTTCTCAAG AGCGACGAAAAGTGTCAAGTCtgcaagaaacagaaacatgaTGCTCGCGTCTATCGATGGAAGCTCATTGCTGGGCTCTGTCTGCCGTTTATACTCGCAACATTGGACCTGACAATCGTCGCTACGGCGTTACCGTCCATAGCCTCCCATTTCA GACTGACGGTAATTATTGCAGATGAGTTTGACGAGCTAAACTGGATTGTTACTGCTTTTACGTTGACATCAACTACCTTCATTCCCATGTTCGGTCAGTTCGCCGATGTCTTCGGGCGTGGCGAGACCCTCCatctctctttgtttttgatgaTCATTGGAAGTGTGTTGTGTGCGGCTGCGCAGACATGGGGCATGCTTCTACTAGGAAGAGCTTTGCAGGGTGTGAGCGACGCCGGACTGATGAACGTTGTGATGATCATTCTTTCAGACAAAGTGTCTCTGAAAGAAAGCGCAAAGACTAAGTCCCTCTTTACCCTTGTTGGGGGTATAGGCTACGCCGTCGGACCAACTGTCGGAGG ATATCTAACAGAT GCTAACTGGAGATACTGCTTTGTGATATCTATACCT ATCGCTGTTATCGCCCATATACTAGTCTTCATCTTGCTACGCAATGAACTCGTCGAAGGGACAATGTTCAAGAAGGGCTCTCGACTGTCAGGGATTCTCCCAGCTCTCGCAACTGTCGACATCATCGGCtccattctcttcatcttcggtgTTGGACTCATCATCCTAGCCACTGCATGGGGTGGAGCTACTTACTCCTGGTCAGCACCTCAGGTCCTGGCACCATTGGTAGTGGGCAGTATTTGCTTCGTCTTATTCTTCGTCTACGAATATTTCCTCGAGCCAGGCCGCATATTCGCCCGAATCTTCCCAAAGCAGGTAGCCATGCTCCCATACAGCATGTTCGCTAGAAGAGACACGATCTGGCTGGCAATCGTGCAGTTCTCTACTGGAGCAG CAATGTACTCCATATTCTACTACATCGGAATCTACTTCTCCCTAGTAGAAGCCTACCCAGCCTCAAAAGCAGGCGTGCAGTTACTATACTACATCCCCGGAATGGGAG TCGGCGTCTACATCGCCGTCTTCCTCTGCAACGTCTGGCCAGCCCAGAGCTTCTTCCCCCTTAACATCGGCACAATCGTCAGCACCGTCGGCCTCGCCATGGTCGTATATGCCATCCACACCCAAAACACCAGTCTAATCAACGGTATGATGGCCATAACGGGCGCGGGGACAGGACTCCGCTTCATGCCCGCCACATTGCACATGGTAGGCGTGTGGCCGGAGAAGATCGCGCCCGCGCAGTCGTTGATGCGGTTCGCGCAACCGTTCGGCGGGACTCTCTCTTTGACTATCATGGGGAGTGTTTTCAATAACAAATTTGCGCGGGCGTCGGTTGTTTCTGGGGGCGGGGGGCTTGATGTTCATGATACGAACTCTTTGGCGTTTATTGCAGATTTGCCGGAGGAGGCGCAGAGGAGTGTGAGGTTGGTGGGCAGGGATGCCATCATGTGGGCTTATATTGCTGTTTTGCCGATTATGGGGCTGAGTCTTGTTACGGGGTTGTTTATTGGGAATGTGTGGATCAAGCCGAAGTCGAAGGTGGATGAAGAGCAAAGGGAGGgattggaggatgagggcagTCATAGTGAGGTGATCTATGTGCCTTATTTGTGGGCGTTGTTGAAG GGCAATATCGACTCCTACAAAAAGACCAACAGGATCATACCAGAAAGCAACAGCAAGTCCGCCGATTTGAATAATTCATAA
- a CDS encoding cysteine-rich secreted protein (predicted protein): protein MKPSQLSLLVLLFQASSIQAKTYKKNVPTFEVGPDVVITDNKIEYDDPDCDPGFTCRTSKTCAAPGTVPTLTGDKKYFSCCLKGLNLLGSPETAFDCCAEGHDLAGSGEVGYRCCPTGQIYDGLICKPVCANGKVLVDGKCVCPKDTVEGLDGACHEQICTSGLTSGKCYTFTAPNGNTLGSGADGIYYAKPDDMNFHYGKFQLCLDEKCEGNLPINPQDGVYIRDLYGDVKTGANKGQWLNNAKDGAHIGKTKDFAAAGKFSLSKWPCGKYCLGGVEWGVGPACPSLTPAITFFSQDPQMCTAFDLTEIPCDIKAPANNCIWKSGKNQCCGKVDCGL, encoded by the exons ATGAAGCCTTCTCAACTCAGCCTGCTggtcctcctcttccaggcCTCCTCCATTCAGGCCAAGACGTACAAGAAGAATGTCCCGACATTCGAAGTTGGCCCTGATGTGGTCATCACCGACAACAAGATTGAGTACGATGATCCCGACTGTGATCCCGGGTTTACATGCAGAACAAGCAAGACCTGTGCCGCGCCGGGTACCGTTCCCACCCTCACCGGCGACAAGAAGTACTTTTCTTGCTGCTTGAAGGGACTGAACCTTCTTGGTAGCCCTGAGACAGCATTCGACTGCTGTGCCGAAGGCCATGACCTTgctggctctggagaagtTGGCTATAGGTGCTGCCCAACTGGACAGATCTATGACGGCCTGATCTGCAAGCCGGTATGCGCGAATGGCAAAGTTCTTGTCGACGGCAAGTGTGTCTGCCCGAAAGACACAGTCGAAGGTCTGGACGGGGCCTGCCATGAACAAATCTGCACTTCCGGGTTAACATCTG GTAAATGCTACACCTTCACCGCACCCAATGGCAACACCCTAGGCTCCGGCGCCGACGGAATCTACTACGCCAAACCCGACGACATGAACTTCCACTATGGTAAATTCCAGCTTTGTCTGGACGAGAAGTGCGAGGGCAACCTCCCCATCAACCCCCAGGACGGAGTGTACATTAGAGACCTGTACGGCGACGTCAAGACCGGCGCGAACAAGGGCCAGTGGCTCAACAATGCAAAGGATGGCGCCCATATCGGCAAGACCAAGGACTTTGCCGCAGCCGGCAAATTCTCTTTGAGCAAGTGGCCATGCGGAAAGTACTGTCTTGGAGGCGTTGAGTGGGGTGTCGGTCCCGCTTGTCCTTCTCTGACACCTGCGATTACCTTCTTCTCACAGGATCCGCAGATGTGTACTGCCTTTGATCTCACTGAGATCCCTTGTGATATTAAGGCGCCTGCCAATAACTGTATTTGGAAGAGTGGGAAGAACCAGTGCTGTGGTAAGGTTGATTGCGGTCTGTGA
- a CDS encoding RNA-binding protein VTS1 (predicted protein): MASHIIGNRNSTPDASKSTLRPPSSSRNLGSHQLRASADMSGFPSPLSSRSIRPSSEVYFNQQSQASNNAEDPLDRAAQQWLADIDQYETTLEEMAAATLDQDFKDELSAIEQWFRVLSEAERTAALYALLQQTTQVQIRFFIQVLQQMAKSHPMSGLLSPANFGEKDAMSNRLNDAMSKLNVDSSRNSLGRPPPSPGAKRNSGLDSSTINAMFPDAAAAIAKKKAEFTQQTGNAPPSNRNSAVFGDRTSFVAPTISAPDNNTDNLGQPPVSPWAQRGPDSQPPIARPKSSSGHQPMGQFSQASSGLRSPLPQTATIPAPEIEAPLLSPYNVGNASWASMTNTPMTATFAQQQQQQQQQNSQADMVANATAMKLAALSTVNNRIALDDARKYRRARSNDGQGKNANAHNANQNMPQGGLASPGLPGPNHLVAGQLLNAQQLAALQAQQQAAMAGRRSRPTSPGIAMQGGSLGPMGFTSPQNNGFLAAYDPNNPLMGNGLGALGIGQFGLGGHEGYLSDHSEVTRGRSPRGRRGSSKPPEDPTDPALLKDIPSWLRSLRLHKYTENLKDLKWTELVELDDKALEERGVNALGARNKMLKVFEQVREAKTDGKLDNIL; this comes from the exons ATGGCCAGTCACATCATTGGTAATCGCAATAGCACTCCGGACGCTTCCAAATCCACTCTCCGGCCCCCGTCGTCCTCCCGTAACCTAGGTTCGCATCAGCTTCGAGCGTCGGCCGATATGTCGGGATTTCCGTCCCCCTTGTCGTCCCGCAGCATCCGCCCCTCATCGGAGGTGTACTTCAATCAGCAGTCTCAAGCGTCGAACAATGCAGAGGACCCTCTGGATCGTGCGGCCCAACAGTGGCTTGCGGATATCGATCAGTACGAAACCACGCTAGAAGAGATGGCCGCTGCAACGCTTGACCAGGACTTCAAGGATGAGCTCAGTGCGATCGAGCAATGGTTCCGTGTGCTCAGCGAGGCTGAACGCACTGCTGCACTGTATGCTCTACTTCAGCAAACTACTCAGGTGCAGATCCGTTTCTTTATCCAGGTTTTGCAGCAAATGGCCAAGAGCCACCCCATGTCGGGATTGCTGTCACCTGCGAACTTCGGAGAAAAGG ATGCTATGTCTAACCGCCTGAATGATGCTATGTCCAAACTGAACGTGGACAGCTCTCGGAACTCTCTGGGTCGTCCCCCGCCCTCTCCAGGTGCCAAGCGCAACTCGGGGCTGGACTCCTCAACCATCAATGCTATGTTCCCTGACGCCGCTGCAGCCAttgcgaagaagaaggccgagttTACCCAGCAGACTGGTAACGCTCCCCCCTCAAACCGTAACAGCGCTGTATTCGGCGATCGGACTTCGTTCGTTGCACCTACCATCTCCGCTCCAGACAACAACACGGACAACCTAGGTCAGCCCCCTGTATCTCCGTGGGCCCAACGGGGTCCCGATAGTCAGCCTCCAATTGCTCGACCCAAGTCGTCCTCTGGCCATCAGCCCATGGGGCAGTTCAGCCAGGCGTCTTCTGGCCTCCGTTCTCCCCTCCCGCAGACTGCCACGATTCCTGCACCCGAAATTGAGGCTCCTCTTTTGTCGCCATACAATGTTGGTAATGCCAGCTGGGCTTCCATGACCAACACACCGATGACAGCTACTTTcgcgcagcagcagcagcagcagcagcaacaaaacTCGCAGGCTGATATGGTCGCCAATGCGACGGCGATGAAGCTGGCTGCTCTCTCGACTGTGAACAACCGTATTGCGCTTGACGATGCTCGGAAATATCGTCGTGCCCGCTCCAACGACggacagggaaagaatgcTAACGCTCACAACGCCAATCAGAACATGCCCCAAGGCGGCCTCGCAAGCCCCGGTCTCCCAGGTCCCAATCACCTTGTTGCTGGACAACTTTTGAACGCACAACAGCTGGCAGCGCTCCAGGCGCAGCAGCAGGCCGCTATGGCAGGTCGGCGTTCTCGCCCAACTTCCCCAGGAATTGCTATGCAAGGAGGCTCTCTCGGTCCAATGGGATTCACTTCGCCTCAGAACAACGGGTTCTTGGCGGCGTATGACCCGAATAACCCTCTCATGGGCAATGGACTGGGCGCGCTTGGCATTGGACAGTTTGGCCTCGGCGGCCATGAAGGCTATCTCTCCGATCACTCGGAGGTCACTCGCGGCCGCTCGCCACGAGGCCGTCGTGGTAGCTCGAAGCCACCAGAGGACCCCACCGACCCTGCTTTGTTGAAGGACATTCCCAGCTGGCTGAGGTCTCTGCGTTTGCATAAGTATACCGAGAACCTGAAGGATCTGAAATGGACTGAGCTAGTTGAGCTTGACGACAAAGCTCTGGAGGAGCGTGGCGTTAATGCTCTCGGCGCTAGGAACAAGATGCTCAAG GTTTTCGAACAGGTCCGGGAGGCCAAGACTGATGGCAAGCTCGACAACATTCTGTGA